From Oncorhynchus mykiss isolate Arlee chromosome 6, USDA_OmykA_1.1, whole genome shotgun sequence, the proteins below share one genomic window:
- the LOC110526384 gene encoding bolA-like protein 3: MLSILKFLQKNKAILVSRQLQRTLSSQTDGETRIAHILKEKFPSATSLKVVDISGGCGAMYEVHIESNEFKGKRTVQQHQLVNQALKEEIQGMHGLRIFTDVPRE; encoded by the exons ATGCTCTCTATTTTAAAATTTCTTCAAAAAAATAAA GCAATTTTGGTTTCTAGACAGTTGCAGAGGACTCTGTCTTCTCAGACCGATGGAGAGACACGAATTGCACATATTCTCAAAGAGAAGTTTCCATCGGCCACGTCTCTAAAAGTTGTGGACATATCAG GTGGCTGTGGTGCCATGTATGAAGTCCACATAGAATCCAATGAATTTAAAGGGAAAAGAACTGTTCAACAACACCAACTAGTCAACCAG GCACTCAAGGAGGAGATCCAAGGAATGCATGGACTACGAATATTCACAGATGTTCCTCGAGAGTAG
- the bco1 gene encoding beta,beta-carotene 15,15'-dioxygenase isoform X2, with protein sequence MAYDYAKNIEERPDPVKADLKGNLPSWLQGTLLRNGPGIFSVGDTTYNHWFDGMALMHSFTFKDGEVIYRSRYLRGDTYKDNMAAKRIVVSEMGTMAYPDPGKNVISRVITFLNHTVPDFTDNCGNNFIRYGKDYYATSETNYIRKVDPVTLETQDKVDYMKYLAVNLVTSHPHYDKDGTAYNMGTSIAEKGKTKYTLFKVPDTTAGALKNLEVICTVPCRSLLSPSYYHSFGMTDNYFIFIEQPFKLDILKMATAYMRGVNWASCLKFCPEENTLIHLIDRKTGKEVGIKYYTEAMIVYHHVNAFEEDGHVIFDVIAYEDPSLYNMFYLNVLKEQSKTSAMSVPKCKRFALPVQTDKGIDVGDDMVKLQYTTASAVKEKEGKLLCQPEVLCDSVELPRINYDFNGKKYRFVYMTCVAMTAVATKIMKLDIETKERTEWSEENCWPSEPVFIPRPNGEGEDDGVVLTTVINSNPGESGFILVLDAKSFKEVARAYMNAELHMDMHGYFIPMEN encoded by the exons GAAACCTTCCAAGCTGGCTGCAAGGCACGTTGTTGCGCAATGGGCCAGGCATATTCTCAGTGGGGGATACCACATACAACCACTGGTTCGATGGGATGGCCCTGATGCACAGCTTTACATTCAAAGATG GTGAGGTAATCTACAGAAGCAGATATTTACGTGGAGACACATACAAAGACAACATGGCAGCCAAAAGAATTGTTGTGTCTGAAATGGGGACAATGGCCTACCCGGACCCAGGCAAAAACGTCATATCTAG GGTGATCACCTTTCTTAACCACACGGTCCCAGACTTCACTGACAACTGTGGCAACAATTTCATTCGATATGGGAAGGATTATTATGCAACCTCTGAAACCAACTACATCCGCAAAGTAGATCCTGTGACTCTGGAGACTCAGGACAAG GTTGACTACATGAAATACCTTGCTGTGAACCTGGTGACATCCCATCCACATTACGATAAAGACGGAACAGCCTACAACATGGGAACTTCAATAGCGGAGAAGGGAAAGACTAAATACACCTTATTCAAGGTTCCAGACACTACTGCGGGag CCTTGAAGAACCTTGAGGTGATCTGCACAGTGCCCTGCCGCTCCCTCCTCAGCCCCAGCTACTACCACAGCTTCGGCATGACTGACAACTACTTCATCTTCATTGAGCAGCCATTCAAACTGGACATCCTCAAGATGGCCACAGCATACATGAGAGGGGTCAACTGGGCTAGTTGTCTTAAGTTTTGCCCTGAGGAAAAT ACCCTGATTCACCTGATCGATAGAAAGACAGGCAAAGAAGTGGGCATAAAGTACTACACAGAGGCAATGATAGTGTACCATCACGTGAATGCCTTTGAAGAGGATGGTCATGTCATCTTTGATGTTATCGCCTATGAAGATCCCAGCTTATACAACATGTTCTACCTAAATGTGTTAAAAGAACAATCAAAGACCTCCGCAATGTCTGTGCCAAAGTGCAAAAGATTTGCCCTTCCTGTACAGACTGACAAG GGGATTGATGTAGGAGATGATATGGTGAAACTCCAATACACAACAGCCAGCgctgtgaaagagaaagagggtaaACTACTCTGCCAGCCAGAGGTGCTTTGTGACA GTGTGGAACTACCCAGGATCAATTATGACTTCAATGGCAAGAAGTACAGATTTGTCTACATGACTTGTGTTGCAATGACAGCAGTGGCAACTAAG ATCATGAAGTTGGACATTGAGACAAAGGAGAGGACTGAATGGAGTGAGGAGAACTGCTGGCCATCAGAGCCTGTGTTCATTCCAAGACCCaacggagaaggagaggatgatg GTGTGGTCTTGACAACAGTCATCAACTCCAATCCAGGGGAATCTGGCTTCATCTTGGTGCTGGATGCAAAGTCTTTCAAGGAGGTAGCTCGAGCATATATGAATGCAGAGCTTCACATGGACATGCATGGATACTTCATCCCAATGGAAAATTAG
- the bco1 gene encoding beta,beta-carotene 15,15'-dioxygenase isoform X1 → MAYDYAKNIEERPDPVKADLKGNLPSWLQGTLLRNGPGIFSVGDTTYNHWFDGMALMHSFTFKDGEVIYRSRYLRGDTYKDNMAAKRIVVSEMGTMAYPDPGKNVISRVITFLNHTVPDFTDNCGNNFIRYGKDYYATSETNYIRKVDPVTLETQDKVDYMKYLAVNLVTSHPHYDKDGTAYNMGTSIAEKGKTKYTLFKVPDTTAGDKANASPALKNLEVICTVPCRSLLSPSYYHSFGMTDNYFIFIEQPFKLDILKMATAYMRGVNWASCLKFCPEENTLIHLIDRKTGKEVGIKYYTEAMIVYHHVNAFEEDGHVIFDVIAYEDPSLYNMFYLNVLKEQSKTSAMSVPKCKRFALPVQTDKGIDVGDDMVKLQYTTASAVKEKEGKLLCQPEVLCDSVELPRINYDFNGKKYRFVYMTCVAMTAVATKIMKLDIETKERTEWSEENCWPSEPVFIPRPNGEGEDDGVVLTTVINSNPGESGFILVLDAKSFKEVARAYMNAELHMDMHGYFIPMEN, encoded by the exons GAAACCTTCCAAGCTGGCTGCAAGGCACGTTGTTGCGCAATGGGCCAGGCATATTCTCAGTGGGGGATACCACATACAACCACTGGTTCGATGGGATGGCCCTGATGCACAGCTTTACATTCAAAGATG GTGAGGTAATCTACAGAAGCAGATATTTACGTGGAGACACATACAAAGACAACATGGCAGCCAAAAGAATTGTTGTGTCTGAAATGGGGACAATGGCCTACCCGGACCCAGGCAAAAACGTCATATCTAG GGTGATCACCTTTCTTAACCACACGGTCCCAGACTTCACTGACAACTGTGGCAACAATTTCATTCGATATGGGAAGGATTATTATGCAACCTCTGAAACCAACTACATCCGCAAAGTAGATCCTGTGACTCTGGAGACTCAGGACAAG GTTGACTACATGAAATACCTTGCTGTGAACCTGGTGACATCCCATCCACATTACGATAAAGACGGAACAGCCTACAACATGGGAACTTCAATAGCGGAGAAGGGAAAGACTAAATACACCTTATTCAAGGTTCCAGACACTACTGCGGGag ATAAGGCCAATGCTTCTCCAGCCTTGAAGAACCTTGAGGTGATCTGCACAGTGCCCTGCCGCTCCCTCCTCAGCCCCAGCTACTACCACAGCTTCGGCATGACTGACAACTACTTCATCTTCATTGAGCAGCCATTCAAACTGGACATCCTCAAGATGGCCACAGCATACATGAGAGGGGTCAACTGGGCTAGTTGTCTTAAGTTTTGCCCTGAGGAAAAT ACCCTGATTCACCTGATCGATAGAAAGACAGGCAAAGAAGTGGGCATAAAGTACTACACAGAGGCAATGATAGTGTACCATCACGTGAATGCCTTTGAAGAGGATGGTCATGTCATCTTTGATGTTATCGCCTATGAAGATCCCAGCTTATACAACATGTTCTACCTAAATGTGTTAAAAGAACAATCAAAGACCTCCGCAATGTCTGTGCCAAAGTGCAAAAGATTTGCCCTTCCTGTACAGACTGACAAG GGGATTGATGTAGGAGATGATATGGTGAAACTCCAATACACAACAGCCAGCgctgtgaaagagaaagagggtaaACTACTCTGCCAGCCAGAGGTGCTTTGTGACA GTGTGGAACTACCCAGGATCAATTATGACTTCAATGGCAAGAAGTACAGATTTGTCTACATGACTTGTGTTGCAATGACAGCAGTGGCAACTAAG ATCATGAAGTTGGACATTGAGACAAAGGAGAGGACTGAATGGAGTGAGGAGAACTGCTGGCCATCAGAGCCTGTGTTCATTCCAAGACCCaacggagaaggagaggatgatg GTGTGGTCTTGACAACAGTCATCAACTCCAATCCAGGGGAATCTGGCTTCATCTTGGTGCTGGATGCAAAGTCTTTCAAGGAGGTAGCTCGAGCATATATGAATGCAGAGCTTCACATGGACATGCATGGATACTTCATCCCAATGGAAAATTAG